taattaaatcaatagaaaataatacaggccttgattttaagtccaatgggtttataatcaaatgggaaatttcacgggcctatagcccatgataatttcaacctagggctttgaaatggctattattttattgattttttaattaaattaaatgtcctaattgagtatataaaaggagtgcttagagagaagtcaaaacataactcacaagtcagattttctgatagttttagattctctctaaacacaagtcattttctaagcctctttgttattttctcttcttctctctatatctatctcatgtgttgagaattgcccacactagtctaggtggttctaaggatacattggaagattgtgaagaaaatagaagatcggttcagtttcttgataatactctgcgacaaagaggatacaagagttagagaaacaaAAGGAATgactgtttcattccgctgcgtataatataAGTATTATAttaattgtttctctttgaattcaaatttagaaacatgttttaggctatctcgtattaatttttttaatattagatatacatgaaaataaataaagatcctgtataagcttttcctAACAGTTATCATTACCACGATTATGGTTTAggtgttctcgtaaatctgggtgatcccttcgattcccagtatttttgtgtccctggtcatacatactgaccgatctagtgtcttccgagccttcactgacatggctcgccgcggggttgtttcgagatggattcCTTGCTGGTTGCCTCGTCTCAACAGTGTGAGACCGAGATATTTGGCTTCCCGTGGGTTGGGCACCTATATGCTCCCTGGCAGTCACCCCATTTCCATGTCTTTGCCCAGCTCACCTTTCTCTATCGCTCAGAGTTGGttgcgtgtttctccgagttggcGAGGAATACCTTATCGGCGATGGTGGGttccttatgggtgatggtggctgccatcaaTTACGAGGCCTAGAAGGTCCCGAGTTTGCTCAAACCGGTTCAGGAACGTTCTGTGCATTACCaagattttgggtccgagcctccacgggggctcggttattccctatctCGGCTGGTACCTCTGCAGTTGAGTTGGCAGGAGCTCCAACCGGGGTACTTCTCCGGGGCCTTGATGGAGTAGGTTGTTCTgttggtggcggaggttgctccgttcttcgggtggcagcatttttgcgcggtcgcccacgaggcctgcatggtggaacatgaacgtctCGTGGAGGCGGAACTTGGTCCTCTGGTGGAGTTTATATCCGAATTTAAAATTTACCGTTTGGTTACTCTATTATTTAGTTACTTTAAATTACATAGCTACACAAATAAATTTAAACcaataaaaaaaacttttgaTATGGTTTCCTATTTGTAACAGGATATGGATCCACGAACAGTAACATTTTTTACAATAGAAAATGGATAGACAGGAGCTACTACACAGATTATGATGTGGTCGGAATATTAATACCAATAATTTTTTCCTATAAAAATCTTGTGCAAACAATTAGTGTTGCTTTAGATTTGAATAGGAACAATTTTGACATCGATGCCTAATTTCAAATTAAAGAAGGAATCCCACCTATGAAGATCAAAGACAATAATGGAAGCAAATTCTatgaaaaaattagaaagaacAATGATGATGAGACTACTTACCCTCTAATGGTAAATTTTGTAGAAAAGGAAGCAGCTACAATTAATTACACACACTCATTACATTGCATTGGCAGCAGCTCTTCACATGATGGATCCATTGATTCAGACATGGAAATGACTGAAAAGTTTTCTACACGAACAAATATGCACAATCCATGGAAAATTTCATACTTGAACAAGCCGAAGAAGCAGCTGCCACAAGCTgggaaaataaaacaaaatttattTCTAATCCTAACGTTGATGTGATAGTTGTTGGACAAGTTTTCACGAACAAAGAAACACTAAAAATTGTCATTAGATTTTACTCAATAAGAAAAAATCAACCTTTTAAGGTAAAAAGATCATCATCTCTTGATTACAAATTAGCTTGTGTGGATAACAATTGCAAATTGAGCTTTTTGGCATAAAAACATGACAAAACATAAATGTTTAggattagaaaaataaaaaattcacatACATGCTCATTAGACATTACTTCTGGAGATCATCCTCAAACTACAAGCAACTAAGTTAGGAATGTCATAAAAACAAAATTCATAAACCCAAAAAGAAACTACACACCCAATGAAATTGTTGATGACATGGTAGATTATTATAGCGTCTCAATTTCTTATCAAAAAGCTTGGAGAGCTAGAGAAAGCTATAGAGAACGTTAGACGCTGCCCACAAGCTTCATACAGTGAAATACCTTCAATTTTATACATGACGCAAAAATGCAACCTAGGTATTACTTACTTAAAACTACTCTAAATTTCCTATTGCAATTTTTAGCTAAAAAAACTACATAATACTATACACTTTGCTTACTTTTATAACAGAAACAGTAGTAGACCTTGTCACAGATGAAGACAAAAGGTTCAAGTATCTTTTCTTTGCGATAGGGGCTTCAATCAAAGGTTGGCAACATTGTACTCCAATACTTGTCGCTGATGGAACTTTCTTAACAAACCCACATGGAGGAACATTACTAATTGCTAGTGCCCAAAATGCCAATAGACATATATTCCCACTTGCATTTGCTGTTGTAGACTCTGAGAATGATGAATCTTGGGATTGGTTCTTCCACAAATTAAAAGAATCCTATGGTGAAAGACAAGGCCAATGCATCCTTTCATATAGACATGAAAGTATTGCAAAAGCAGCACAAGCATCCTTCCCAAGCCTCATGCATGAGGTATGTTGCTACCACTTGCtgaaaaatattaaaacaaaactCAAGAAGAAAGGAGAAGCCCTCAAAAATGCATTTAATGGTGCTTCAAGGGCTTATAATACCACTGATTTTGACAAATACATGgcagacttggacaacattgatgAAAAAATAAGACCTTACTTGTTCAATGAAGTTGGTGTAGAAAAATGGACAAGGTTGTATAGCAACAACAAGCGATACTCAACAATGACTTCTAACATCGCAAAATCTGTGAATGCAGCAATCAAAGAGATAAGAGAATTATCAATTGCTACATTACTAGAATGTCTTCACTCTTTGGTACAAAAATGGTATTGGGACAACAAGAATTGAGCATTAGCCACATTCACAAAATTAGCAACCATCCCAGAAGAGATGTTATGGACACAAAGGGAGCTGAGCTTAATATATAAGGTAAAATTTGGTTTGGAATGATGACAGCAAAATATACACTCTAATCCCTTATTAAACCTTATAGTTACCTTGAATAATATACATTATGGTTTCTTTTTTATAGTAATGCGCTAAAACCTATTTATTCACCAATTAATGTAGGTTGAAAGAGCAAACCTACTTATATTCACAGTACATAATGTGACAAGATCTTACATACCTGGAGAAACGAACATGCACATGCCAAAAATTCCAATATGATGAAATGCCTTGCTCCCATGCAACAGCTCCATTAACCAAAAGGCATATGTCTTCCTATGACTACTGCTCATACTACTACATAAAAGAAGCTTTTATAGCAGCATATGAAGATACCATATTACCATTAGGTGATGCAAATTCCTGGGATATATCTAATGAGATGAAGCAAATCATTGTTCTACCACCAAAACATAAGAGACCAGCAGGGCGCCCAAAGACACAAAGATACAAATCTGCTCCAGAAtcaaaaacaaaaacacaaaataaatgtGGAAGGTGCAAACAAAAAGGACACAACCGACAAACTTGCAAAAATGAACCAAtcctaaagaaaaagaaaaacaaatgaaGGCATGACATGGCTGTTTCATATCTTTTTCTAAAGACAatactttttaataaaaaaaaccatTCAAATTCTTTTATATTGTTTAGaaactttgtaaccaaatattGGTTTAATCAAATTAGAAACTAATTAGTAACTTCTAAAATAGTTCATATAAATTTGTCACAAAACTTCATGTAACCAGGTAACTAAACTACAAATTGATATACTGTTTAGTTCCATTATTTATTGTTTGACAGACTACCAGTAATATATAATTTACTATTTGGTTACTTCATTTTATGAAATCCAATTATATAAATGTACTATTTAGTTACGAAAATCGCGACTTGTGTATCTCTTTCATTAATTTGGTTAcatagtttcttttttttttaaaaaagcatcATCCTATAACAAAGTTCAAAATGAAAATTCTTTTATATTGTTTATAAAACTTGTAACCAAATCTTGGTTTAATCAAATTAGAAACTAATTAGTAACTTCTAAAATAGTTCAtttaaatttgttacaaaaaCTTCATGTAAACAGGTAACTAAACTACAAATTGATATGCTGTTAGGTTACTGTATTTCATGAATTCAGAATCTTACCATATATTTTTCATCACTCCGATTatgtaaaatttattatttagttACCAAATTCGTGACTTTGGTATctctttaattaatttggtttAAAAATTAGTTAACTTATTCATTAATCCCTATAATTTAGATTATTCAATATACTATTtagtaacaaaaaaaattgacattcAAAACaatgacaaaatatatatatatgatcgttaatattaaaaaaactgAAATAGAAAAGGTTATATAAAATTCTTGATTacatagttaaaaaaaaaaggaaaaaacatAGCATCCTCAACAAAGTTCCAAAACTTAGCATCTCCAAAAAAGTTTCCAAAATGAAAAAGTTTTCTAGATAAAACTAGAAACTCCTAAAAAGGTTACCAATAACACCAAAACATAACCATTCACATGTAACCAAAAAACTCCTTCCCAGGTTTGGGGCCGACACTGCTTTTGGCATCTTTCCAggaaactcatcatcagaaataTAATCATTCAACTCCTTTTTCTTTGCATGCACAAAAAGCTTCACACACAACTTGTTTTGAAAGAACTCTACATCCAATGGATTTGGAATATTGTCAAGTAATCCATATATAAAGTATTCAGCATACTTTATAATAAAAAGACCACAATCACTGCACATAAAAAATACATCCCAAAACTAAATCAGTTCAATagttaaaaactaaaatatttactatataaaaaaaaaccataaagtTACTCAAAGTTTGTTGTGGCAAACCATCAACAAGAAGTATATCCAATGGATCATTGTCACTCTTCCTTTAAAGTTCTCAGTGGTCTGATCAATATATTTCCTACGTTCATAAAACTCCACATGCGACAGTAAAATAGGCACTATAGCAGCAAATGAATTCACAAAGTTGTGAAAGTTCCTAGATTTCCCAGATCCCATGGAATTACACACTTTTAGACACCTCAACCTactataaaaaaatgcataaaaccAAGTGTGCCAAAACTGAAACATTAACAAGAATCAAAACATAGTCTAGACTTAGCCAATGGATAGAAAAACACATACGATACCCAGAAATATATTCAACAACTCAAAATCTCCCCATACATGTTGAAAATTTGATTTGCAAAAAAACAATAAGCAGTGTTTGCTGACATATTGACACTCTTATCATATTTTATCTTCTTCCTCAGGTAGTAAAAACACACGTCAATATGCTacaaaaacaacaaaagaaaatatatatatattaaccaaactaaaaaaactaaaaatacaacataacataaaaataaaatatataacaataataatactaACCGAGCACTGCAAATTTCTCTC
The genomic region above belongs to Humulus lupulus chromosome 1, drHumLupu1.1, whole genome shotgun sequence and contains:
- the LOC133830775 gene encoding uncharacterized protein LOC133830775, with amino-acid sequence MTQKCNLETVVDLVTDEDKRFKYLFFAIGASIKGWQHCTPILVADGTFLTNPHGGTLLIASAQNANRHIFPLAFAVVDSENDESWDWFFHKLKESYGERQGQCILSYRHESIAKAAQASFPSLMHEVCCYHLLKNIKTKLKKKGEALKNAFNGASRAYNTTDFDKYMADLDNIDEKIRPYLFNEVGVEKWTRLYSNNKRYSTMTSNIAKSVNAAIKEIRELSIATLLECLHSLVQKWYWDNKN